The Phacochoerus africanus isolate WHEZ1 chromosome X, ROS_Pafr_v1, whole genome shotgun sequence genome has a segment encoding these proteins:
- the LOC125117998 gene encoding transmembrane gamma-carboxyglutamic acid protein 1-like has protein sequence MVGRKVLKSGRSLVDQITMLCLLLNLFLVFLTGEKANSVLKRYPRANGFFEEIRQGNIERECKEEVCTFEEAREAFENDEKTVSMLAIFLKEKTYQNSPLLGEDASSPLLTLDRMPSKVN, from the exons ATGGTTGGCAGGAAGGTGCTAAAGTCTGGACGCAGCCTAGTGGATCAG ATTACAATGTTGTGCTTATTATTGaatctctttttagttttcctcACAGGAGAAAAAGCCAATTCAGTATTAAAACGCTACCCAAGAGCTAATGGATTTTTTGAGGAAATAAGACAGGGCAACATTGAGCGTGAGTGCAAAGAAGAAGTCTGCACATTTGAAGAAGCGAGAGAAGCttttgaaaatgatgaaaaaactgTAAGTATGTTGGCCATCTTTTTAAAAG AAAAGACCTATCAGAACTCCCCTCTGCTCGGAGAAGATGCCTCCTCACCTCTCTTGACTCTGGACCGCATGCCGTCCAAGGTGAACTGA